In Cryptomeria japonica chromosome 1, Sugi_1.0, whole genome shotgun sequence, the sequence AGAAAAAGGTGGCGAAGGTatacataaataaaattaacaacATTCAAGGGTGAATCCAAAGACCAGCTTGAGTTGGAACACAAAACATAAGGCATTAAAGTTATTCCCTGAATCTGATTTGTAAAATCTGGTATTTTCATGGAAATGAATTTTTTGAATAGAATTTTCCTTCTCCAGACTTCCTCAAAATATTTGATAGATCTTTCATATAGTAAACCTTAAATGCTGTTAAAAGAAGTGAGACTACTGCACATTGTAGCCTGAACTCTCAAATTTGCCTTCCCACCTGCAAAAGAAAGACACTCGTTTATAAGATACAACGGATGTCATTAAATTGTATACCAAGCTATGGCCTATTAGTAAGTGAGGGTTCTTATAACTAGAATTCCCCAAGCTCAAATCTAGCAAGCTGTTGGCCCTATTATAATATCATTGCTATATATGGGCAAGTGCATGTGGAGTTGTGTAGCCCCATTCAGACTTGCAGGGTGTGAATATGTGTAACATTATATTTTAACTAGTAATTTATGcattattcatttaaaaaaaagtgattttgatttaaccttggtattttctcctCTTGGGGTATTTGTAATTCAAATTCTTCATCAAATGCTTGGAAGACCAAGTCTAGCTTCTCTTCAGTGATTTCACTTAAAGAGGTTGGATTCCACTGTCAGAATAGAGAACACACAAGAAAGTTATTTAAAGCATATACAAGTACAATGAGAACACAGCTAAATTTGTTTATTGGATGCTTCTAAGACAGTTAAAGACAACTCCATTTTTGAGAAAGTCAGAATTGCATACCAAAATTATTCAATGGAAAACTATATCACAAACCTTGGGAGAGAAATCTTTATCAATAGTTTGAGCTCGGATACCCTTCACCCACATAATGGAAAACAAACAGAAGCCAAAGTCAATTACGTTTCCAATAAGCAATATTTGGAGATAGGAAATTTGTTTTAAATTGCTTCATGCAGAGCTTACCTCATACATATCATTGGATATCACTCCTCTCAAAGTGTTTAGGGTCAATCGGAACTCTTTCTTAAGGCATTCACCTAGTGTTTGATTACGGGCTTGCCGAACCTGTTGAACAGTTACCAAAGATTTGTATAATAAACTTTCAGAACATATAAACTAAATATCCAAGTCCTGAAAAAATATGGtaaatgcaatttaaaaaaaaatattcataatAATTTTGAACTAAATATAACAAATCTAAGATATAATCaaattcattttaaaaaataaaaataataatttataattattgaaaactaaatatAATAACTCTATGATAAAACCAAAATTACTTATTAGCTTTGATTTATAAAgtcaaattttataatttttacacccactttaaaaaaaaaaattaaaataaataagatactaTGATATTACAAACTTTTTACAGTTTGTAAACACTTCCAATTTCTGACATAGTGGATGGCTATGGTCAAAAAGAAGCGTGCTAATAATAATTTTACTACCTCTGCTTCTACTACACGCATTTACTATACTGTTgagcttttttcttttttttaaaaaaaattaattatcacAGCATATTGGGGAAGAAATACAGGGGATGACTGCATGATGTAAAAACTAATTTCTAAATACATGATATACAACAAATAAGAAACAATTTCAAGCCATGATattactattttttaaaattggTATCATATGAACTATTTAAATCACAGagaaaataatcaaatatttgTGCTAGAGATTTTATTACTCATTTTCCAGATGGGCAGTGATTTGTTATGATACCACATggcttttgttttctatttgtgttaTGACAGCACTCGGGAAATGAATTCAACTTATGTTTGTGGGGCAAAAACCTATTTGAAGAAAGCAGTCATCACATATTTGAAGCATAAAAAGCTGAAGAGATCAACTTGGCATAAGACATCCCCATAAGTAAGGCATGCGCTTTAAGCTATGCTATTTGCTTAGAGTGACACAAATATAACTAATAATTCTGAATAATTTGGAACTTTGAAAGTGATTAAAGGAAAAATATACAAATGATCAGCAGGTGTGATTTTGATAAGAGCAAGAGATTACTGATTTTAAAGTCATCTTCAAGCCAGTTGGGGAGGATCTTTTCAGAATCTTGATAATTCCTTGGATCCAATCATTTCCCTCTATATTGCCCTCTGCAATCTGATGAAATACATGTAAGCTTCGTTTAAGTCAGAAATAAATAACATGTACAAGTGCGCTACTTTGACAATGTCTAACAGATTAACACTAAATAAacaatatttattaattgaaaCACATAAGATAGCATTTCACAAGTAATTTATCATATAATTATTCCTTCCAAATATCTTTCACCTTCTAACATAAGATTTGTTGTTACTTTAACTAATGAAATGACTGTATATTCCAACATGCAAAATTGCATTTAGATATACATTATTGAACGACAATTTCAATACAATTTTTTAAGGTATGCAGTGGGAGATTTTGAAGTAACATATCCTATTTTCTGACTCATCCATGCAAAACTTGGCAAATTTTAGGAAGGCTATGCCTTGAATGTTTTAAAAAGTGACAATGTTAGAGATGCTCAAGATAATAGCACATATTAGTTAAAAAGTGTTAAGAATAACTAGGAGAATCATTGGGCCCAGAGCAGTTCTAAGGATGAACAATCTAGTCCTCAAAAAGTAATTACACGTGTGTCCATTGAGTTGTGGATTGCCTTAATGCAGTGTGGGGATCTGAACTTTGATTCATGCTGCCTTTATGAATTCATCACTTTTATCATCACCTCTTTGTGCAGATGATAGTAGATCGTATTCTTGAATCCTTGTTTAAAAAAATGGAACTTGGCAACAAAATCTCAAAAAATGAACTTTGATTCATGCTGCCTTTATGAATTCATCACTTTTATCATCACCTCTTTGTGCAGATAATAGTAGATTGTATTCTTGAATCCTTGTTTAAAAAAATGGAACTTGGCAACAAAATCTCAAAAAATGAACTTTGATTCATGCTGCCTTTATGAATTCATCACTTTTATCATCACCTCTTTGTGCAGATAATAGTAGATCGTATTCTTGAATCCTTGTTTAAAAAAATGGAACTTGGCAACAAAATCTCAAAAAATGAACCTCGTTTCACTAGGAAAAGGATATCTACGAATAGCTTTCTCGACATTGTTAGTTGCTATTAATTGATGCAACAAAATCTTCCAAAGTCATTTCTCCTATCAAATAAATAGACCAGATGGAAGTTTCTATCATGAATATAAAACATAACCAGTgtaacaattaaatgtttaataacTTCAAAAAACCAAAAGACATCAAGACCAAGCAAAAGCACAAATGAGGCTTCCAAGTGAAATCAAATGATATATCTTAGTTGTTACAAACTGAGTATTTGAAACAAAAGATCACTTTCAAATTTTTCAAGTAACAACCAATTCGTTTCAATAGAATAGAGCAGGTTGAAGTGATTATTATCATCTCATGGTCATCCATAAACCATTCATTTTGAAGAAAACCCTCACTTTCAAATTTTTAGAGGTAGTGATCAATTCATTTCAGTAGAATAAAGCAGGTTGAAGTGCTTATTATCATCTCCTGGTCATCCATAAACCAATGCTTTTGAGCGCCAACATTAAAAGTTCAAAATAGGCACATTCAATTCTAACACGATAGACAGTCAGACTTTCATAAGATAATTCAAAGATAGAACCACTGCATTCAGTTGAAAGCATTCGCCATAGCAACTACAGATCAATAATAACGAGTTGGCAATTATAGTGTCTAACAATATGGAGGCTGCAATTCAAGAACCAGTATAATCTCAAGGACTCAAAGCCAAGATGCCTGAATAGGCAGCATTTCCCTGGTTAGTTTGACTTGGATGCATCATTCACAATTCAGTCACAGAAAGCTCTTTAAGTTAGTTGTATCTAAAGATTAAGCTACTAAGTTGACAATTCAAGGCAGTAtatactgtaatgtccccactttgaaatagaaatttaatggtaaatattaataataaaattaaaatttaaaagaataaaaataaaattaaaattaaaatataaaagaatataactaaataaaataaaaatttaattaagttaatgaatggacaaaaggcatgaaatgataagttgcggGTCTCCCAAATATTaagtataaaagggagaagagagccTCATTTGAGGGAATAAtttggggaatcagaagtgcagaactGACTTAAATAAGAAATGCAGATCTGAtcgtgaaaggttgtgaccctttcaaagggtagaaataatgaagagttgcactctttcaaagagtGCTAATGGTGAAAGAGTGTGTCTcctgccaaagggcatacatgatgaagaggtgtaacCTCTCCCTCGcattgaaagatataaaggaaaggaatcaaagcatccagtaacatcaccatcgatcagtttagatcagaactgttattaagttacaggcagtaacatctttgttcttggtggtatgcataggAATGCGCTTAATATGTATGTTTAATACGAAAACTTATAATGTTCATACTGTTGTATCCCCCACCAATATTCTGGTTATAGGAATTTTGAATATATTCACGTTTTATTATGAGCAACCAATAATGATTGCACTTAAGGGTATCACTGCCTTAAGGAAGAACAATCAGATAGAAGAATGATTAGTTAAATTGGTGATAGGATCATTAaacaaacaaccaataatgattgaCACGACTAAGCAATAACAATAGAGGAGCATCCAGACTGCCAGCAAGATAGGAAGGAAAAAGTAAGAGCAGGACAGGTACGTATTCTGAATCAGTATTAAATATAACAGTCAGTACTTtatctatatattaatattctgtgtgtacattactgaatataaACCATTGTGGATAATTTTAATAAAATTGATAACATTAATTGGATATAAAGTTAAAAAGGCAAATAACATACAATCATTCAAACAGCATTAAAAATACAATACTGTTACACATAACATATATACATATTGGTACATGAATCCTAGGACACATAAGGCAATCAAATTCAGTCTGCACAAATTATTGTAATACTGTAAATTCATGAAATGCTAATAACACAAGGAATAATGTAATGATTGTAATAATAAATGATTAATACTGATAAAAAGTAGTACTAACGGAAAGCATTAATGACAATCTAATATAAGGCACTATTGTAATAAAATGTGATAACTATGTCAGGTATAATTGATTATCATAATGAGATAAATTGAATAACAATATCACAAATGGTTCATTGTATATTAGAGACCCTCTCTTAAGTACACCACTCCGTAGTGGATGCCTAAACcctgccacatggggccaagaggagTGTAGCATCTGTTCTTGGGCTTAAGAGAGGACGTGGTTGTGATGACGGGGAATGGCAATAGGACACCTCACTGGGTacaccactccatgatggatgcttaacacctgcaacatggagccaagagggatgtagcatctgctcttggggcctagggtggagggtctcttggacaccctatccagcTAACCTACCATAGTGAACTAAGAAATTGGATAATAAAGAATGGCAACTAACCTACaatctgattttatctaacaaatatAATACTAATGGTAATTAATACATCAAAAATTTGTATCACTCAATCTAATTCATTAGCATATGTTTCAGTTTATAGGTATTACttcatatatgttctctaattttgtgttgcaggaaaaCAGTATACAAAGGTACTCCCATAAACTTAATTACCTATTTAGATTTGGGCAAATTTAGGTTAATTTTAAGTATAACTAATTAGGAGACATTACATATACAATTAAATTGGATGCCTTTTTTCAAATATTTAGATTTCAAAGTTCATAGACTGAGGTTCAACAACATCTGAATTccaatgacaaaattgaaaaaagGATAGTTTGATTTTAAGCTACTAAATTTACAACTTAAGACAACATGTGAGAAAAAATGGATATTCTTTTTCAAATATCTAGAGATCCAAGTTGATAGATTGAAGCTCAATATGTAAAATTTATGGTCCAAGACTCCAAAGAATTTTCAAATACACATTGTAAACACTCTGAAAACACACGTATTGCATAGTTGTCATGCCATCTGTCATTTTGCCATTTTTTGCCATTCACTTTAGTCTTTGGATTGAAGGATGCATTTCACAACATGAGACTAAAGAAAAAATAATACTTGTACATCAAAAGACAATTGACCAGTATAGCCAGTTGTAAATAATACAAACGGAATAAATCAAAATAAGAAAGCTGATGTTGCATGACAACTTAAAAATTGGTACAACAGAAGGGTAGAAGAGTCTTACTAATGACTCTACGATCTCCTCCACAGTATCATTGGAAAAGCACTTGTCAATCAACAAACGACTGCAAGCAATATCTCTTAATGTCAAAATATCTGTCATTGTTAAGTAAAATGAAACACAAGATACAGAACTGTTCCATTAGTTCTCTGCACCCATACCAAAAGTAAAATCCTTCTTTTTAATGTATTTTAAGTTAAAAAAAGAGATTTAATATCTTCTTACTTATGCAGAATGCTTTTCTCCCCAAGCTGGACTTCAATTGAAAATTCTTCAATGGCTGCTCTGACGATGCCTTTATCTCCAGATTTCAAATTGACCAAACACTTCTCCAGTTCTGGCAATTTCTAATATAGAAACATAAAAGTAAAAACATCACATAATGAACAATGGACAGCTTCCAATGTTGAACATCACATTGTACTGAAAGAGAATTTCAAACAAACTGAACAGAAGAGGATTATTACTTCGGAGAAAACAAATTGGACCAGACTCTAATAAATCAAGATTTGATCTACCCTAATAACAACTTAAATTTAAGGCTGCCGGTAGTAGATATTTTCTTTTAACAATGATCCATGCTCATTAAAGACCATGCGTTTCAAACAACAAATTTAAGTCTAATGATTTCCAATAATCTGGCTATCAAACACCTCTTTTCTGTGTTGAATATTTTAACAAATTGATTGAGCACCTCGGATGGAACATAATGTGTGCCAAGACCAATTGATAGCATATCTGCACCATCAACTCGTGCTCCTGTTAAAGCTAGATACTCCCCTGCATTTATATTACCCAAAACAGAGCAACAATCAAGATAACACgacaaaaaaatagtcaaaataatAAATTCCATCACTTTTTCACATCCTTTATATGTTAAGGCTAGAAAGTAAACTACATACAACACGTGTCTGTATCATATCTTAACAGTTCACCTTCAAAATTGCGCAATCAAATATATCTAGTCAAAACAATATAGCCATACCGAGATGTCCTGGAAGATGTGAAAGAATGTATGAGAGACTAGCATCAGTGTGAAATCCCAGGCCAGCCTCAGGTGCTGCCAACACCTGTTGCATCCATTAATGTTAGATTAATGCTTAATTTAGTGTTTGATGACAAATAAAATGTATCATAAATCGAGGTTTTAACAGTAGTAAATGTAAATTTTGTCATAAAGAGAGACATTTCTGTCTTATCATATGTCCAAGTTTTAGTTACAAATTCACGGCAGGATAAGGTGAGTATGGAAGTTATTGGATATATTTTCCATAACTATGAGTATTGAAGATCCAAACACACCCATTCCTGTACACCAGTGTTTCTCCAAGATTCAAGGTGTGGGTACAGGTTTCAAGGACAgaattttttttcagattttcaGGATAGCAAAGGCATGactataaaattattatttaaaaatatttttgaaaaattaattacaaaAACGGTAAAAGAAGTCACAATTTTTTAGTTATGTGAACAATATGAATCAAAGAAACCTAAGTTTATACAAAGTTTGACAATTTGACAACCAATTGATTCAGTTATCAATGACAAGCATCTGTAGTATAAATTTACAGTATTCATCAAGTTCAAGATCCAAAGTACAATACTACAATGCTAACTCATAATCCATTGCAGATGTCGTGGCATACTCATCAGTCCTCACTGGAACTGCTAACCTTGTCTAGCACTTACAATTGGAATCTGAATAAACATTTTTTGTCCAACCTAATCCTCATCAATCTGCATTAGCTCCTCAGGATCTACATTGCAACATGTTGCTAGGCTTTCCTTCTACTAAATCATCTTGCAATCCATGATATGCAAGACACTATATAAAGTCACAATCTTCTCTGCTCTCCTAGAACCGAGAATTTTCCTCTTGATAGAGTGCACGAAGTTTTATGTAGTCCAGTTCTTCTCGGCAACAAAGGGAACATAAAAATATGATAAAAGCCAAATCATCACAGTGTATCAATGATGGAGGCCCATATGACCATCACAATTCGTTCTCATATGCTAAAGTCTCCCCATTTATCTTTTACCAAATTCATGTAACCCTTGAGTTCAATCAATCGAGCCCACTTATATCCAATCAATGTGGTCCTCTTCTACATGGCTACAATCAattgcaaatcccaccatcttccaggtcctctagaCTCCATTATCCTCCTCACTCTAATTTTCCCTTCGCTCACATCATCATTAGGTTTTTCATCCATTACTCTACAAAACCCTAGTCTTTGAAATCTATTCCTCCATCCTCCCTAGTTGTAAACCAATACCTTTAACCCATCTTCTTGAGATCCCTCTTGGTATATTAGTGATAGATTTTCACCTCCCTTGTCTCCTCCTCATTAGGCTACATGCACTAGGGTTTTAGAGGACCTCTTAGGATTTGTAGTTGCAACCATCACACACACAAACACCTTCACCTAGGATCGCACACTCCCAATTTTACCAAATACTTTAAAGCTGAATCATGCCCTCCTAGGGAACTAATTGAGGTAGTTGCCCAAACAAAGCTAACCATTTTTAATTCTTATTCCAACTTCAAACAAGTGTAGCATGCAATTGTAAGGCATCTTCTAAATTATGCACATTTAGGAATGAACCCTTGAAGTTTCAAAGCATACACCAACATCTACTAGATTCCTTAAACCTTTTGTGAGACTCAAAGACCTTCTCCCAACTTCATTCAAGCTTTCACAACCCACCCCAATGACcacctcttagcttcattcaacCTTTTGCAACCCTAAAAATGCATCAAACACTAAAATTGAAACAATCTCTCTCACTTTTGTGTTTTCAATTACTTCTTTGATTTCAAGCTCTAGTGTTTCGCTATACTTAGCATAGATTTTGAAATAGATATAACAGTATGCAAAGGAGTACAAAAGAGGCCCTATCAATGGCCGAATACAGAATTACATGTGCCAACCAAAATGAGAAAGGCCCTATAGCTGCCACATACAGAGTTGCAATTCTAAAGAGAAATGAAAGTAGTATGCAAAGGAGTACAAAAGAGGCCCTATCAATGGCCGCATACAGAATTAAATGTGCTGATTAAAATGAGAAAGGCCCTATACCTGCCACATACAGAGTTGCGATTCCCAAGAGAAAAAAAAGTTTTATTTCTCTTGAGAATTGCAACCAAAAGGGTCCTTTCAATGGGCATATTCTGCATTGCGATAACAAATTAAGGACGAGATAACTAGAATGGCCTATGCAAGCTCCAAAACTGACAAAATTGCATCAAAAAGGGTGGAGCAGCCCTCAATACAAAAAATAAACTAGAAATCATAAAATATTAAAACACAAAGGCGACTCGTTCACATAAATGGGAGCATGTGGGACAATGTTATCATCGATACCTTCTTTCAAGTTGAACAAAAATaggatttgtaatgtcccctacttgaagGCTACCAGTTTACCAATAATTAACATATATCATAAAATATTGTTATGCCTTAAATTAAGCATTTGAGATTAGAGAAAACTAATTTTTCATAATACAATCAATAACCAATTATATTAAAGCTTTATCCTTATTATTTCCCTAACCCTAACAAAGGAAGGTGAATTACTGCGCTAGGGTGCTTGGAAACCAATCTACAAACAGGCCCTCAAGGTTTCAAGAACATAGGTCCATACTCCATCTTGTAACTTCTCCCTCAACGTTTCCGGAACACCTGTCCATACCCCATCTTGGGACTTTACCCATCTTGTGAAGAAttactctgcctctccctacaCAAACCAACCTATCCTCATGAAGGCATTAGTGGAAGATCAAGGACTATACCGTTTAATATATTGGCCTTTCAAGTATTACGAATGCACAAAAAATTAAGTATAAATCTGAATTCCTTATTATTACCAATGCAAATCATTGGCAATATTCCCTAGTAGGCGTTTATAAATATAGAActcatattatatatatttgttCTTTATTCTTAATGTTCCATATCATATAATTGCAAACAGTCACTTAGCAACAAGTGAGATACATCATACCAAATTGTTGCCAAAGGCGATAATGATTGATCTTCCTCTTGATAAATGTAGATTTTCCCATATTGTTCTTCTAATCTATCCTAGATACCCAATACATTGGCATAACTAGAATAAACATATCCACGATTGAACTTGGCATATTTTAATGTTCAGGCTAACTATGCATTGTAATTGAAAATCATTCAACCACAAATAGCATGAACCAAAGGAATTATCAACATCCACATATTACTCCATCACAATCAATGGACTTCATCTAACATGAGtatccaacaagaaaccatacaatatgcaaaagaaacaccaccattcaccataaattcaatgaaaagtatgtttatttacatgcttggcaacaatttctgccttctcctcctactctatttCTTACTACTAACTGCTTGCTATCTAAACTCTATTGATCaactattaaccttacaaatgaGGAGAGCAATCCTTTTGTAGAGAGCTCATTACAAATGAATGCGCtggatcaaatccacatcaatgcccaagattgaaagatagaaacactaattagggtttgttacacccattacataatatttaatgcttgaccaatgataaaattacatttttaggaCACATGTCCTTCTTTGAATGTTGAATAATGAATGATGAGGTTAGATACATGGCACAAACTTCGAAGCActgccatgtgtcacttgctccaccTTTGAATGAACTAGGTACATTAaacttggacatgttgacttggaatgATGTGATTGGGTTGATGAAGGTAAGTTGTCGCCACCTCAGCTTGCTCATCTTGTAGATCATCGCAAAGAAGAGTTGGTGATTcgggcaatatctcttgatactccaCATTTCCAAGCCCGTGATGAATGAGATGAtggtgggagatattcccaaattgcatcatcttattTAATTTGATCACCTTCACCTAACCTTGATCCTGAATCCCTTCACTTGAAGCCTTCATCTTGGATTACTCTCTTGTTTTACTGGCAACAATTCTTGGATTTTttgaggaaattcaagattgtccaACTTCCTCCTCATTGTGAATGCTTGATCCTCTTTGTATAACTTGATTCTTGCAACCACCTCTTGTATTCTAGAATGCTTAGATGACGGGCAGATCTTTCCTCTTTAAAGGATAAATATAATCCACTTCCACCTTGTTGTCTTTTTCATATCCACTTTCAAGTTGGTGTTGAGTCCTCATGTGGCCTGATTTTGAGATGCATTCTCTCTTGCTGAAGTGCTGTAGAGAGAGCTTTGGTGAAGCCTTTCCCTCAAAGTGCATCCCTACCCTGATGTTGCTTGCAGCCAGCTCCTTCACTCTCTCCCTTAGTCACCTACAAAAACAGACAAGATACCATCAAATATACCCGATATTTACTCATTTCACATATTTTGCAAACTTACTAATCTGATATGCATCCCTAATGGGGGTGAAATGATGTTCTAACTTCTACTCTCGTGTCTGATTTCACTCACTTCAGGTCTGATTGGGGCTTTAGGTCTGAGATCTTTGACATTTGAAGTCTGATCGTGGATTCTACTAAGTGATGGCCAAATTGCTGCACTTCACCAAGAGGTCATGGATCTTTGCAATTGAAGGACAAGTAAGTCTTCCACCTTCCAGCCGTGGATTTTAGCAAGTAAAGGAAAGAATCACCTCACTGCCATGGATTTGAGGAAATGAAGGAAGATTGTAATGACTGTCATGGATTTGAGGCAGTGAAGGAAGTACTTGCTGATGATCGTGGATTTTGGGGAGTGAGGGAAGTTCTTGAAGATGGCCGTGGATTTTGGTGGGTGAGAAGTTCTTGAGGATGGCAGTGGATTTGGGTGAGTAAAGGAATAAAATCTTCCTTGTTGTTCAAGCTTGCTGACTTCAAGCACTTAGTTGATCAATTCACTTAACCTTCAATATGATGTTGATCATCCTTCAATTTGCTCCAAGCAAGGGTCGAGCGAGTTCAATGTCTCATCTCCACTTCCAACATCAATCTTGCTATCTTTCGTGCTTGAGGCATGGATTTTAGGCAGTGAGGGAAGAACTCCTCCTTGGTCGTGGATTTGAGGCAGTGAGGGAAGAACTCTTTCTTGGCTGTGGATTTGAGGCAGTGAAGGAAGATCTCCTCACTCAATTTACTTCAAAGCATTTTATCATCATTCATCAAGGCATTTTCATCATCACTCAACAAGGAGTTGAGATAGCATAATTGCTTTCAAGCTCTTCAAACATTGGACTTTCACAAAGGCGTGGATCTTGGAAAGTCAAGAAGAAATGCATCCTAGGCCGAGGATTTGAAGGGGTGAAGAAATTCATGCTACCTTGGCCGTGGATTTGGGGAGGTGAGGGAAAAATGCAAGGAAGGCCATGAAATTAAGGAGGTGAAGGAAAAGTTCCTTACTTCCACTTCAAGTTGATCACTTCATTGCTATCACCAAGTGTAGAACCACTTGCTCATAAGGTTGACTTGGTACTTTCTTTCCTTTCAACATCACCAAGACCATGATCGATCTTCATCAAGCACTTCATCTCATTTGTTTGATCATCACTTCTTGATTGTTCCTCGCTTCTATGTTCTAACCTGAAGGCATCCACTTGCCCGCTTGACTGCTCATCACACTTGAGACTCACTCTAACCTGACCTAGAGGTTGCATTGTGAAGCATCACCCAAAGACTATCTTGACTCTCACCTACCA encodes:
- the LOC131030333 gene encoding 3-hydroxyisobutyryl-CoA hydrolase-like protein 5 isoform X1, which encodes MAPTSGENTSDYAKEQQAVLDEEIGHVRLITLNNPSKLNIITPEVVKRLAVLYEKWEKADDVEIIIIKGVGRAFCAGGDLRMFYHGKAEKHVIEAVYKMYWLEYHIHTYKKLLVAIVHATAMGGGASLTVPSTFTVVTEKTVLAAPEAGLGFHTDASLSYILSHLPGHLGEYLALTGARVDGADMLSIGLGTHYVPSEKLPELEKCLVNLKSGDKGIVRAAIEEFSIEVQLGEKSILHNRLLIDKCFSNDTVEEIVESLIAEGNIEGNDWIQGIIKILKRSSPTGLKMTLKSVRQARNQTLGECLKKEFRLTLNTLRGVISNDMYEGIRAQTIDKDFSPKWNPTSLSEITEEKLDLVFQAFDEEFELQIPQEEKIPRWEGKFESSGYNVQ
- the LOC131030333 gene encoding 3-hydroxyisobutyryl-CoA hydrolase-like protein 5 isoform X2, coding for MAPTSGENTSDYAKEQAVLDEEIGHVRLITLNNPSKLNIITPEVVKRLAVLYEKWEKADDVEIIIIKGVGRAFCAGGDLRMFYHGKAEKHVIEAVYKMYWLEYHIHTYKKLLVAIVHATAMGGGASLTVPSTFTVVTEKTVLAAPEAGLGFHTDASLSYILSHLPGHLGEYLALTGARVDGADMLSIGLGTHYVPSEKLPELEKCLVNLKSGDKGIVRAAIEEFSIEVQLGEKSILHNRLLIDKCFSNDTVEEIVESLIAEGNIEGNDWIQGIIKILKRSSPTGLKMTLKSVRQARNQTLGECLKKEFRLTLNTLRGVISNDMYEGIRAQTIDKDFSPKWNPTSLSEITEEKLDLVFQAFDEEFELQIPQEEKIPRWEGKFESSGYNVQ